In a single window of the Methylophaga frappieri genome:
- a CDS encoding DUF6447 family protein, with protein MSEQSKTITIDGVSYELDNLSEDARVQIHNVQLADNEIQRLNVQLGMARTARSTYVATLKSQLPEDVSKH; from the coding sequence ATGTCCGAACAATCTAAAACAATCACTATTGATGGCGTGAGCTACGAGTTAGACAACTTGTCTGAAGACGCTCGCGTGCAAATTCACAATGTACAGTTAGCAGATAACGAGATTCAGCGTTTAAATGTCCAATTAGGAATGGCCCGCACTGCACGATCAACGTATGTTGCGACCTTGAAATCTCAGCTACCTGAAGACGTCAGCAAACACTAA
- a CDS encoding SapC family protein, translating into MTESKQPHVFAIDSQQHAKAGWQPRHGFEFAKTFHISPIVADELAHVMATMPVAFMPIKQGESSRWLMVAVLSPVPGKNDFLHPNGRWLGGYLPATFRTYPFKMIHTPEGKRVLGFDSRSDRFVAQAESGDQRFFDDNGALTPQTEKIVRFLEVYESSRDVTEKAITALADAGILKPWRTMLKNPEENPDYLKELFIVDDKKLKALAPDTLAALAKSGALGVAYGQLLSLPRLSVFRKLTELHNEIAKQQQPAAVDEVDLDALFGEDGDDTFKFD; encoded by the coding sequence ATGACCGAATCAAAGCAACCGCACGTTTTCGCGATTGACAGTCAGCAACATGCTAAAGCCGGCTGGCAGCCGAGACATGGCTTTGAATTTGCCAAAACCTTTCACATCTCCCCGATTGTCGCTGATGAACTGGCGCATGTCATGGCGACCATGCCGGTGGCATTTATGCCGATCAAGCAAGGTGAGTCATCCCGCTGGTTAATGGTGGCCGTGTTGTCGCCTGTGCCAGGAAAAAATGATTTCCTACATCCCAATGGGCGTTGGCTGGGCGGTTATCTACCGGCGACCTTTCGGACTTATCCGTTCAAGATGATTCACACTCCTGAGGGCAAAAGGGTACTGGGCTTTGATAGTCGCAGTGACCGGTTTGTTGCGCAGGCAGAGTCCGGCGATCAGCGGTTTTTTGATGACAATGGGGCGTTGACACCGCAAACAGAAAAAATTGTCCGTTTTCTGGAAGTGTATGAAAGCAGTCGTGATGTGACCGAAAAAGCGATTACCGCCTTGGCAGATGCCGGTATTTTGAAACCTTGGCGCACGATGTTGAAAAATCCGGAAGAAAACCCGGATTATTTGAAAGAGCTGTTTATCGTCGATGATAAAAAGCTCAAGGCATTGGCGCCGGATACGTTGGCGGCGTTGGCCAAATCCGGGGCGTTGGGGGTGGCGTATGGTCAATTACTGTCTTTACCGCGCCTATCGGTATTCAGAAAATTAACGGAACTGCATAATGAAATCGCCAAGCAGCAACAGCCAGCCGCTGTAGATGAAGTTGATCTGGATGCGTTGTTTGGTGAGGATGGCGACGACACCTTTAAGTTTGATTAA
- a CDS encoding glycosyltransferase (GlcNAc) has protein sequence MNEKIFVSIASYRDPELAATVTDLFAKAAYPKRLHVQILNQIEPEDTDCRISANPQVQVDQVAASDSLGVCWARHHIQQKLPADAAYYLQIDSHMRFAADWDVQMIAMLPACASQRPILSCYPVAYTPPDQLGKPMITRLKPKKFNHHGIVTLDSETTPYRQRPALPALSALVAGGFIFAPAQAFREVIYDPYLYFIGEEITLSARLWTQGWDSFAPNEVLIYHNYQPEQRPRHWDDNQRWSALNQRSIQRVHYLLSAMPPTDPAALIEIAHYGLGQRRTLENYQRLINVRFADGIAV, from the coding sequence ATGAACGAAAAAATTTTTGTCTCGATTGCCAGTTATCGTGATCCGGAGTTGGCAGCCACGGTAACGGATTTGTTTGCCAAAGCCGCGTACCCAAAGCGGTTGCATGTGCAAATCTTGAATCAAATCGAACCTGAAGACACAGATTGTCGGATATCAGCGAATCCCCAAGTGCAGGTGGATCAAGTGGCTGCCAGCGACAGTTTGGGGGTGTGTTGGGCACGGCATCATATTCAACAAAAATTACCTGCCGATGCCGCCTATTATTTGCAAATTGACAGCCACATGCGGTTTGCAGCCGATTGGGATGTGCAAATGATAGCCATGCTGCCGGCGTGTGCGTCGCAAAGGCCGATCTTGTCTTGCTATCCGGTTGCTTACACGCCCCCGGATCAGTTAGGCAAACCGATGATTACCCGATTAAAACCGAAAAAATTTAACCATCACGGTATTGTGACGCTGGACTCGGAAACCACGCCTTATAGACAGCGTCCGGCTTTGCCAGCCTTATCAGCGTTGGTGGCGGGTGGTTTTATTTTTGCACCAGCGCAAGCGTTTCGCGAGGTGATCTACGATCCGTATTTATACTTTATTGGTGAAGAGATAACCTTGTCTGCACGTCTGTGGACGCAGGGCTGGGATAGCTTCGCGCCAAATGAGGTGCTTATTTATCATAATTATCAGCCTGAGCAACGGCCACGACATTGGGATGATAATCAGCGCTGGTCAGCCTTAAATCAGCGAAGTATTCAGCGGGTGCATTATTTACTTTCTGCTATGCCACCGACGGATCCTGCTGCACTGATCGAAATCGCGCATTACGGACTAGGTCAACGCCGAACATTAGAAAATTACCAACGGCTTATTAATGTGCGTTTTGCGGATGGCATTGCCGTTTAA
- a CDS encoding calcium-binding protein, whose translation MLVKNIRNGDQVAIVNWRDPDYRIETIVLADGTFSYNQIVSIIYDSPNFLGDYTVAETAYYGFLPLGTSGNDLAEFINHALYFESLGPPLPESPIPVLDTVDQDAALRIMETYIAYFNRAPEHSGLNYWLETYQQQTASGVSADAAISEISNAFYDTSVAYFSDVSGFTADMPDIDFVATIYANVLGRPDARQNDPEGINYWLTQFDPDNRAALVTDIIDTAKAVIANAPNDPVSIYVDNYLNNRLIVSTYFAEQGVSEKLTGDQAIQAGIEALVNITDDFSSVEATIDFLQQQYGDPLII comes from the coding sequence GTGTTGGTAAAAAATATTCGTAATGGCGATCAGGTCGCTATAGTAAATTGGCGCGATCCGGATTATCGAATTGAAACGATTGTTTTGGCTGATGGCACATTTAGCTACAACCAGATAGTTTCTATCATCTACGATAGCCCAAACTTTCTCGGTGATTATACGGTTGCCGAGACGGCCTATTATGGATTTTTACCACTTGGGACGAGTGGTAATGATTTAGCGGAATTTATTAATCACGCTTTATACTTTGAATCTTTGGGGCCGCCATTACCAGAAAGCCCGATTCCGGTTCTCGATACAGTTGACCAAGATGCTGCACTGCGCATTATGGAAACCTATATCGCTTATTTCAATCGCGCTCCTGAGCATAGCGGCTTGAATTATTGGTTGGAAACGTATCAGCAACAAACGGCAAGCGGCGTTTCTGCTGACGCGGCTATATCTGAAATCAGTAATGCGTTTTACGATACGTCGGTCGCTTATTTTTCAGATGTTAGTGGTTTTACCGCAGACATGCCAGACATTGACTTTGTTGCGACAATTTATGCCAATGTATTGGGGCGGCCAGATGCGAGACAAAATGATCCCGAGGGTATCAATTACTGGCTAACGCAGTTTGATCCTGACAACCGTGCTGCGCTGGTAACAGATATTATCGATACAGCAAAGGCTGTCATCGCCAATGCGCCTAACGATCCGGTTTCTATTTATGTTGATAATTATTTGAACAATCGTTTAATCGTCTCAACATATTTTGCTGAGCAAGGTGTTTCTGAAAAATTAACCGGGGATCAGGCTATTCAGGCAGGAATTGAAGCGTTGGTAAATATTACGGATGACTTTAGCAGTGTCGAAGCAACGATTGATTTTCTTCAACAGCAGTACGGTGACCCACTAATTATTTAA
- a CDS encoding glycosyltransferase family 4 protein has translation MKLFFDVDVIRAPLTGIGRYALNLAQAFATHPEIASLHLVRQGKVLSPTALSAPVAQSRSVTTQLRQSLASSSLGPMLRSGQQRLADQRLWRQTRHQTGAVYHSPQYQLRRFHGPRVSTVHDLSFLRFPEFHLPARVNYWRDMVHQTAKQADHIITDSAFQKQEIMALLGVEASRITAIHLGVSPFFQPVTGPQQQTELAAFGLTAGGFNLMVGTLEPRKNHQRVIQSFMNLPLSMRQAFPLVITGDPGWLSADVQKQIQRGRQQGVIRYTGYVDEVALRALYSGCRLFLYPSLYEGFGLPVLEAMACGALVMTSQHSAMAEFADGAAILVDPQETDAITTAWSDLLLDETAGLSLRAQARQRAAQLTWQQCADATCKVYHQLG, from the coding sequence TTGAAGTTATTTTTTGACGTTGATGTGATTCGTGCGCCACTGACCGGGATTGGTCGATATGCGCTGAATCTGGCGCAGGCTTTCGCCACACATCCAGAGATAGCGTCGCTGCATCTGGTTCGTCAAGGCAAGGTGTTATCGCCGACGGCGCTATCGGCACCGGTAGCGCAAAGCCGGTCGGTGACCACGCAGCTCCGGCAATCGCTTGCCAGTAGTTCATTGGGACCAATGTTACGCAGTGGGCAACAAAGGCTTGCCGATCAACGTTTGTGGCGACAAACGCGGCATCAGACCGGGGCGGTTTATCACTCGCCGCAATATCAACTGCGCCGCTTTCATGGGCCTCGTGTGAGTACGGTGCATGATTTGTCTTTCCTGCGATTTCCTGAATTTCACCTGCCGGCACGCGTTAATTATTGGCGTGATATGGTCCATCAGACGGCAAAACAGGCGGATCACATCATTACTGATTCCGCGTTTCAAAAACAGGAAATCATGGCTTTGCTCGGCGTGGAGGCGTCACGGATCACGGCGATTCATCTTGGTGTTTCTCCCTTTTTTCAGCCCGTCACTGGGCCGCAACAGCAAACAGAGCTGGCGGCGTTTGGATTGACGGCAGGTGGCTTTAATCTGATGGTGGGTACGCTGGAGCCACGAAAAAATCACCAGCGGGTGATCCAGAGTTTTATGAATTTGCCATTGTCCATGCGGCAGGCTTTTCCTCTCGTGATAACCGGCGACCCAGGCTGGTTGTCTGCTGATGTACAAAAGCAAATCCAGCGCGGTCGTCAGCAGGGCGTGATTCGCTATACCGGTTATGTTGATGAGGTGGCGTTGCGCGCGCTGTATAGCGGTTGTCGTTTATTTTTATATCCTTCTTTGTATGAAGGCTTTGGCTTGCCTGTTTTAGAGGCGATGGCATGTGGTGCCTTAGTCATGACCTCACAGCATTCTGCCATGGCTGAGTTTGCTGACGGCGCGGCGATATTGGTTGACCCGCAGGAAACTGACGCGATAACGACAGCCTGGTCAGATCTGCTTCTGGATGAAACGGCAGGCCTGTCGCTACGCGCACAGGCCCGACAACGCGCAGCACAGTTGACCTGGCAACAGTGTGCCGACGCAACTTGCAAGGTGTATCATCAACTAGGCTGA
- a CDS encoding tetratricopeptide repeat protein, with protein MQPTLSAPPSALSPQALKKLQQQCRQWPRRADLWQQLARHSQQQKQFSIAASAYAHLSKLLPTVQQASTWQQAGVCYQQAGDYPHAVSAYQKALHQDPDNAQLRLLLMQMAQQTGDQQQTRQQAGWLAENASSILLIQQAYTVLNQLGDTAAAAKLMVRAMSLFPEAKVRWYKDLSTWQQDLQWDAVRIMTRALWQRYQAPDAATYLDESPFNHVSWCQDEAINLQQSQAVCARLFGRIDRQIKRMPALSQRRLRIGYLSSDFCNHATLHLFLGVLREHDTSRFEVVAYDHSPIAKSDNYRQLFEQTVRHRVAIHDMTDAQAAARIEADGIDILVDLKGHTKDNRLAILAHRPAPVQVTYLGMPRTSGADFIDFVIADPIVVPDTSRVHYSEAVCRLPESYFCTDNQRFIDTTSSCREDHGLPQEAIVLCSFNQLYKVTEATWQSWLSILVRIPETVLWVLAPSQTGRVVLQQSLVAHGIDSQRLIFADRTGQAKNLERMQHADLMLDTEIYNAHTTAVDALWAGVPIVAVKGGHFASRVSASLLQACGLPELITHNLDEMADLAVALSRSPATLQALKQKLREQRRVQPLFDTVRFTRHLEMAYQHMAAQHLADKPPVSFDVPPLPARTTSFMTDPPRRRVQQGR; from the coding sequence ATGCAACCCACTTTATCTGCGCCGCCATCGGCATTGTCCCCGCAAGCACTCAAAAAGTTGCAACAGCAGTGTCGGCAATGGCCGCGACGGGCCGATCTGTGGCAACAGCTGGCGCGACACAGCCAGCAGCAAAAGCAATTTAGCATCGCTGCCAGTGCCTATGCGCATTTGAGTAAGCTGTTGCCAACAGTGCAACAGGCCAGTACTTGGCAACAAGCCGGCGTCTGCTATCAGCAGGCCGGTGATTACCCACATGCTGTTAGCGCCTACCAAAAAGCCCTGCATCAGGATCCCGATAATGCACAGTTGCGATTATTGTTGATGCAAATGGCGCAGCAGACGGGCGATCAGCAACAAACCCGTCAGCAGGCCGGTTGGCTGGCTGAAAATGCCAGCAGCATATTGCTGATTCAACAGGCTTATACGGTGTTAAATCAGTTAGGTGATACGGCAGCGGCGGCCAAATTAATGGTGCGTGCCATGAGTTTGTTTCCTGAGGCTAAAGTTCGCTGGTACAAAGACTTGAGCACGTGGCAGCAAGATCTGCAATGGGACGCGGTACGCATCATGACGCGCGCGTTATGGCAACGCTATCAGGCGCCTGACGCCGCAACCTATCTGGATGAGTCACCATTCAATCATGTCTCGTGGTGTCAGGATGAGGCCATTAATTTGCAGCAGAGCCAGGCGGTATGCGCCCGTTTGTTTGGGCGTATCGACCGACAGATAAAAAGGATGCCAGCACTGTCGCAGCGTCGATTGCGCATTGGTTATCTGAGTAGTGATTTTTGTAATCATGCGACCCTGCACTTGTTTCTGGGTGTATTGCGCGAACATGATACATCCCGGTTTGAGGTGGTGGCTTATGATCACAGCCCCATCGCTAAGTCTGATAACTATCGGCAATTATTTGAACAGACGGTGCGCCATCGCGTCGCCATCCATGACATGACGGATGCGCAAGCGGCGGCAAGGATCGAAGCAGATGGTATTGATATTCTGGTCGATTTAAAAGGCCACACCAAGGACAATCGGTTGGCTATTTTGGCGCATCGTCCTGCGCCGGTTCAAGTCACTTATTTAGGCATGCCGAGAACATCGGGAGCGGATTTTATCGATTTTGTGATTGCCGATCCGATCGTGGTGCCAGATACCAGTCGTGTGCACTATAGCGAGGCAGTTTGCCGGCTACCGGAAAGTTATTTTTGTACCGATAATCAACGCTTTATTGATACAACATCCAGTTGCCGCGAGGACCATGGTTTACCTCAGGAAGCCATTGTTTTATGTAGTTTTAACCAACTTTACAAAGTCACCGAGGCCACTTGGCAAAGCTGGTTGTCTATTTTGGTACGGATACCGGAAACCGTATTGTGGGTATTGGCACCGTCGCAAACAGGACGCGTTGTGTTGCAACAAAGTCTGGTTGCACACGGGATAGACTCGCAGCGGCTGATCTTTGCGGATAGAACGGGACAAGCCAAAAATCTGGAACGAATGCAGCATGCTGATCTGATGCTGGATACGGAAATTTATAATGCCCATACCACGGCAGTGGATGCCTTATGGGCAGGCGTGCCAATAGTGGCTGTGAAAGGTGGCCATTTTGCTTCGCGGGTGTCGGCCAGTTTGCTGCAGGCATGTGGCTTACCGGAGTTGATCACCCATAACCTTGATGAGATGGCCGATCTGGCCGTGGCGTTAAGTCGTTCGCCGGCAACATTACAAGCCCTAAAACAAAAACTCCGTGAACAGCGTCGCGTGCAACCGTTATTTGATACCGTCCGCTTCACGCGACATCTCGAAATGGCGTATCAGCACATGGCGGCGCAGCACCTCGCTGACAAGCCGCCGGTGTCCTTTGATGTGCCACCGCTGCCTGCCAGAACGACTTCGTTTATGACCGATCCACCACGCCGCCGAGTCCAACAGGGTCGGTAG
- a CDS encoding trypsin-like serine protease has product MVATTEDYRLSVYQGADDARYSGVVKIFAEGIVGSGSLLYGGQMILTAAHLFDANPDSVEVRFDAPFGSSTTISASLLTILPAYDSVSQNYDVALLTLAQPAPDYARRYDLYRQRDELHQVFDLVGYGRPGAGAEGVTSEVPTSAERLVAQNRFDTDVGTLDLFTFDQMSWGPVAGTQLVADFDDGSVALDSLGQLMGVNDLGQNLLEGLITPGDSGGPAFIDGQVAGVASYIARFAQGDQYLDTNETIDSSFGELAFWQRVSSYTQWIDTQIQQTYPDAPQHPEEVVTAVLEGDPGSVQRAYFLLQFTGVVAPGESVSVAYQTRDGTALAGEDYIAVAGRAVIYGSQQQTVIAVELIEDVTAESNEHFWLDISDPQGGVLPGGASVISAQRLILDDDQLIA; this is encoded by the coding sequence ATGGTTGCGACAACTGAAGATTATCGTTTGTCTGTTTATCAGGGCGCTGATGATGCGCGCTATTCCGGCGTGGTTAAAATTTTTGCTGAGGGCATTGTTGGCTCTGGCAGTCTGCTCTACGGCGGGCAGATGATTTTAACGGCAGCGCATTTGTTTGATGCCAACCCTGATTCGGTTGAGGTGCGCTTTGATGCCCCTTTTGGCAGCAGCACTACCATTTCTGCCAGTCTGCTGACGATTTTGCCTGCCTATGATTCGGTTTCCCAAAATTACGATGTGGCACTGCTGACGTTGGCGCAACCGGCGCCTGATTATGCCCGACGCTATGATCTTTATCGGCAGCGCGATGAACTGCATCAGGTGTTTGATCTGGTTGGGTATGGCAGACCGGGCGCGGGGGCCGAGGGCGTGACCAGTGAGGTTCCAACCAGTGCCGAGCGGCTGGTTGCACAAAATCGCTTTGATACCGATGTGGGTACGCTGGATTTATTTACCTTTGATCAAATGAGCTGGGGACCCGTCGCGGGGACGCAACTGGTCGCCGACTTTGATGATGGCTCAGTTGCTTTGGATAGTCTGGGGCAATTGATGGGCGTTAATGATCTTGGTCAGAACCTTTTGGAAGGACTGATTACGCCGGGCGACAGCGGTGGCCCGGCTTTTATAGATGGACAGGTGGCGGGTGTTGCCAGCTATATAGCTCGGTTTGCTCAGGGCGATCAGTATCTGGATACCAACGAAACCATCGATAGCAGCTTTGGTGAGTTGGCATTCTGGCAGCGTGTGAGTAGCTACACGCAATGGATTGATACTCAAATTCAACAGACCTATCCGGATGCGCCGCAACATCCTGAGGAGGTTGTGACAGCGGTTCTTGAAGGTGATCCGGGGTCGGTGCAGCGTGCTTATTTTCTATTGCAGTTTACCGGTGTGGTTGCGCCGGGTGAATCAGTCAGTGTGGCTTATCAAACCCGAGATGGCACTGCGCTGGCAGGGGAAGACTATATTGCGGTTGCCGGGCGTGCCGTGATTTATGGCAGCCAGCAACAGACCGTCATTGCGGTCGAATTAATCGAGGATGTCACGGCCGAATCGAATGAGCACTTCTGGCTGGATATCAGCGATCCGCAAGGGGGTGTGCTGCCCGGTGGTGCCTCGGTTATTAGTGCGCAACGGCTCATTTTGGATGACGATCAATTGATTGCCTGA
- a CDS encoding type IV pilin protein, which produces MRNKVKTQRHSGGFSLIELMIVVVIIGILAGIAYPSYIENVRETRRATAQAALVELANYMERFYTENYTYPDADTDIPAAIQNDLEQYTLAIDASTATSFTLSAVPQGAQTADRCGDLTLNHIGVKEIENADPGVEAADCW; this is translated from the coding sequence ATGAGGAATAAGGTCAAAACACAGCGACATTCGGGTGGTTTTTCGTTGATTGAATTGATGATCGTCGTCGTGATTATCGGTATTCTTGCCGGAATCGCCTACCCCTCCTATATCGAAAATGTCCGCGAAACCCGCCGTGCTACTGCACAGGCAGCATTGGTTGAACTGGCCAACTACATGGAACGGTTTTATACCGAAAACTACACCTATCCGGATGCGGACACTGATATTCCTGCTGCCATTCAGAATGATCTGGAGCAATACACCTTGGCGATTGATGCCAGCACTGCAACCAGTTTTACTCTTTCCGCCGTTCCGCAAGGTGCGCAAACGGCAGATCGTTGTGGCGACTTAACCCTGAATCACATTGGTGTAAAAGAGATCGAAAACGCTGATCCCGGAGTCGAAGCCGCTGACTGCTGGTGA
- a CDS encoding YceI family protein produces the protein MMPKKLLTILTSTLWLLLSQAVMAEMTLDAANSHLYFTSIKNNQVAENHHFTALSGSVNATGEAQVTIDLSSVETLIPIRNERMREILFQVQSMPTAEITTQIDMAAINAMQLGERTRMTLPLEISLQGHSVTMDADLQVVKTQANSVLATTIRPILVKAADFGLENGIKALQKVAGLDAIGLSVPVYATLVFETE, from the coding sequence ATGATGCCAAAAAAATTATTGACCATACTGACCAGCACTCTCTGGCTGCTGTTGAGTCAGGCCGTGATGGCCGAGATGACGCTTGATGCGGCTAATTCGCATCTTTATTTCACGTCGATTAAAAATAATCAGGTTGCTGAAAATCATCATTTCACGGCATTGTCGGGCAGCGTCAATGCCACAGGCGAGGCGCAGGTAACGATTGATTTGAGCAGTGTGGAAACGCTGATTCCGATTCGCAATGAGCGAATGCGAGAGATCTTGTTTCAGGTGCAATCAATGCCGACGGCAGAGATCACGACCCAAATTGACATGGCAGCAATTAACGCCATGCAACTTGGAGAGCGGACGCGAATGACGTTGCCGTTAGAGATTTCGTTACAGGGGCATAGCGTCACGATGGATGCTGACTTGCAAGTTGTCAAAACCCAGGCGAATTCTGTACTGGCGACGACGATTCGCCCTATTTTAGTCAAGGCCGCTGATTTTGGACTGGAAAACGGCATCAAGGCGTTACAAAAAGTGGCTGGGCTTGATGCCATCGGGTTGAGTGTGCCGGTATACGCAACGCTGGTTTTTGAGACTGAGTGA
- a CDS encoding Fe2+-dependent dioxygenase: MMKLIRLYTAENAQRILDAARELELKDGRETAKGYAKNIKNNLQAGSSNPKAAPLLAQIQKNLYDDARFRFLTFPKLILSLRFAHYPAGGKYDWHFDNAHMDARRADLSFTLFLNDDYEGGELEMDFGHFKSRVKGKAGEIVIYDTGVRHRVNPVTKGERWCLVGWVHSLIPLPADRRIVQLLGEEMQAVRKARASAAEDQEGEDGPSALHEIYQYLCRRFSG; this comes from the coding sequence ATGATGAAACTGATTAGGCTCTATACGGCTGAAAACGCGCAGCGTATTCTCGATGCAGCGCGTGAGCTTGAACTCAAGGATGGTCGGGAGACTGCCAAGGGCTACGCAAAGAATATTAAAAATAATCTTCAGGCGGGCAGCTCAAACCCGAAAGCAGCGCCTTTGTTGGCACAAATTCAAAAGAATCTGTACGACGATGCGCGCTTTCGTTTTTTGACGTTTCCCAAACTGATATTGAGCTTAAGGTTTGCGCATTATCCGGCTGGTGGCAAATATGATTGGCATTTTGATAATGCGCATATGGATGCTCGCCGCGCGGATTTGAGTTTTACCCTGTTTTTAAATGACGATTATGAAGGGGGCGAACTCGAGATGGATTTCGGCCACTTCAAAAGCAGAGTGAAAGGAAAAGCGGGCGAAATTGTTATCTACGATACGGGTGTCCGTCATCGTGTTAATCCAGTAACCAAGGGCGAGCGATGGTGTCTGGTTGGCTGGGTTCATAGTTTGATTCCATTGCCTGCTGACCGTCGGATTGTGCAATTGCTTGGTGAAGAGATGCAGGCTGTCAGAAAAGCACGCGCGTCGGCTGCAGAGGATCAGGAAGGTGAGGATGGTCCTTCGGCCCTGCATGAAATTTATCAATATTTGTGCAGACGCTTTTCCGGTTAA